The Chionomys nivalis chromosome 20, mChiNiv1.1, whole genome shotgun sequence genome includes a region encoding these proteins:
- the LOC130862640 gene encoding sperm-associated antigen 11A has product MKVLLFFAVFFCLVQGNSGDIPPGIRNTICLMQYGHCRLFLCRSGERRGDICSDPWNRCCIPSSLEHRRQMT; this is encoded by the exons ATGAAGGTCTTGTTattctttgctgttttcttctgcttGGTCCAAGGAAACTCAG GGGACATTCCACCCGGAATCAGAAATACTATCTGCCTCATGCAGTATGGACACTGCAGACTTTTTTTGTGCCGTTCTGGTGAGAGAAGGGGGGACATCTGCTCTGACCCCTGGAACAGATGCTGCATTCCCAGTTCCCTTGAACACAGAAGACAGATGACATAG